The following proteins come from a genomic window of Kocuria palustris:
- a CDS encoding S8 family peptidase: MHRTTPSRAPRGGAQTPTPVRSRRRSRAVAALIATSAMALTSSGGLLPAYAAPAAETGEQRQLVLAAEGVSAAQAVAAIEAAGGEVAERNDAIGLFTVNGPSDLDERLESSAAIAGTMDDQVIGYTPDAQAQQRRKDTDDVERARADRPAVKADPENRRVPPGQAKKRPEPTTADDPLRSRQWNLDMIDADQAHRTQTGKGVRVGVMDTGVDGTHPDIAPNLNTGLSRNFTTDIPEIDGACAEDPDGSCEDGSTVDEGGHGTHVASTIASPVNGLGIEGVAPGAEIVNLRVGQDSGYFFLEPTLEALTYAPTVGVDVVNMSYYIDPWAFNCTANPADSPEEQAQQQLTIEATNRALRYAKTHGVTLIAAMGNSHMDLGNPQVDDSSPDFPEGQARERTIDNSCLDIPTEGDGVLSVSAVGPSGIKADYSNYGTEQTTVAAPGGYFRDYDGTPRGRQPGNMILAAVPAVVVREMGVLDEKGESTDPFIVSECDAAGQCAYYEHMQGTSMAAPHATGVAALIIGSQGQPDRQLGGVKLQPHRTEKLLELSAHEKACDAPVVSYPGRDASYTAPCEGTAEFNGFYGSGIVNAASAVSRTPHKH; this comes from the coding sequence ATGCACCGCACCACACCCTCCCGCGCGCCGCGCGGCGGCGCCCAGACGCCGACGCCCGTCCGCAGCCGCCGTCGCTCCCGCGCCGTCGCGGCACTCATCGCCACCTCGGCCATGGCCCTGACGTCCTCCGGCGGGCTGCTGCCCGCCTACGCCGCACCCGCCGCCGAGACGGGCGAACAGCGCCAGCTCGTGCTCGCCGCAGAGGGCGTCAGCGCCGCTCAGGCCGTCGCAGCGATCGAAGCGGCCGGCGGCGAGGTCGCCGAGCGCAATGACGCGATCGGCCTGTTCACCGTCAACGGCCCCTCAGATCTGGACGAGCGCCTGGAATCCTCCGCCGCCATCGCCGGCACCATGGACGACCAAGTCATCGGCTACACCCCGGATGCCCAGGCGCAGCAGCGGCGCAAGGACACGGACGATGTCGAGCGCGCCCGTGCCGACCGCCCGGCGGTGAAGGCCGACCCCGAGAACCGACGGGTGCCGCCGGGGCAGGCGAAGAAGCGCCCCGAGCCCACGACCGCCGATGACCCCCTGCGCAGCCGGCAGTGGAACCTCGACATGATCGATGCCGACCAGGCCCACCGCACCCAGACCGGCAAGGGCGTGCGGGTCGGCGTCATGGACACCGGAGTGGACGGCACGCACCCGGACATCGCCCCCAACCTCAACACGGGCCTCTCCCGCAACTTCACCACCGACATCCCAGAGATCGACGGCGCCTGCGCCGAGGATCCCGACGGCTCCTGCGAGGACGGCAGCACCGTGGACGAGGGCGGTCACGGCACCCACGTGGCCTCCACGATCGCCTCCCCCGTCAACGGGCTGGGCATCGAGGGCGTGGCCCCGGGCGCAGAGATCGTGAACCTGCGCGTGGGCCAGGACAGCGGCTACTTCTTCCTGGAGCCGACGCTCGAGGCCCTGACCTATGCCCCCACCGTCGGCGTGGACGTGGTCAACATGAGCTACTACATCGATCCCTGGGCCTTCAACTGCACGGCCAACCCGGCCGACAGCCCCGAGGAGCAGGCGCAGCAGCAGCTCACAATCGAGGCCACCAACCGGGCGCTGCGCTACGCGAAGACCCACGGGGTGACGCTGATCGCCGCCATGGGCAACTCCCACATGGACCTGGGCAACCCGCAGGTGGACGACTCGAGCCCGGACTTCCCCGAGGGCCAGGCCCGTGAGCGCACGATCGACAACTCCTGCCTGGACATCCCGACCGAGGGCGACGGCGTGCTGAGCGTCTCCGCCGTGGGGCCGTCGGGGATCAAGGCGGACTACTCCAACTACGGCACCGAGCAGACCACGGTCGCCGCCCCGGGCGGGTACTTCCGCGACTACGACGGCACCCCGCGCGGGCGCCAGCCCGGGAACATGATCCTGGCGGCCGTCCCGGCCGTCGTGGTCCGGGAGATGGGCGTGCTGGATGAGAAGGGCGAGTCCACGGACCCGTTCATCGTCAGCGAGTGCGACGCCGCCGGACAGTGCGCCTACTACGAGCACATGCAGGGCACCTCCATGGCCGCCCCGCACGCCACAGGAGTCGCCGCGCTGATCATCGGCTCCCAGGGCCAGCCCGATCGCCAGCTCGGCGGGGTGAAGCTGCAGCCGCACCGCACCGAGAAGCTGCTCGAGCTCTCCGCCCACGAGAAGGCCTGTGACGCCCCGGTGGTCTCCTATCCCGGGCGCGATGCCTCCTACACGGCGCCGTGCGAGGGCACCGCGGAGTTCAACGGGTTCTACGGCTCCGGGATCGTCAATGCCGCCAGCGCCGTGAGCCGCACGCCGCACAAGCACTGA
- the ruvX gene encoding Holliday junction resolvase RuvX has translation MSSEQLSAQAPTAIRPGRRLGVDVGTVRVGVALSDPESILATPLTTLERDRRKGFDIKLAANLVHEHEVVEVVVGLPLAMSGRHTDSTRAAIAWAQGLQRRLAAKGWSVPVRMLDERWSSTESHRALLQAGVSRREHRDKVDRQAAVTILEAALSMIHRSGGLAGVEVPPADGADAGSGAHQTTVASAETTAHPEGDLS, from the coding sequence GTGTCCTCCGAACAGCTCAGCGCGCAGGCGCCGACGGCCATCCGGCCGGGTCGGCGCCTGGGCGTCGACGTCGGCACCGTGCGCGTGGGCGTGGCCCTGTCCGACCCCGAGAGCATCCTGGCCACCCCGCTGACCACGCTCGAGCGGGACCGCCGCAAGGGCTTCGACATCAAGCTCGCGGCCAACCTGGTCCACGAGCACGAGGTCGTCGAGGTCGTCGTCGGGCTGCCGCTGGCCATGTCCGGCAGGCACACCGACTCCACGCGCGCGGCGATCGCCTGGGCCCAGGGGCTGCAGCGGCGCCTGGCGGCCAAGGGCTGGTCGGTGCCCGTGCGCATGCTCGACGAGCGCTGGAGCTCCACCGAATCCCATCGCGCCCTGCTCCAAGCGGGCGTGTCCCGACGCGAGCATCGGGACAAGGTGGACCGCCAGGCGGCGGTCACCATCCTCGAGGCCGCACTGTCCATGATCCATCGTTCCGGCGGGCTGGCCGGAGTGGAGGTTCCCCCCGCTGACGGAGCCGACGCCGGTTCCGGAGCACACCAGACCACGGTCGCCTCCGCGGAGACGACCGCCCATCCGGAGGGAGACCTGTCGTGA
- a CDS encoding glycerol-3-phosphate dehydrogenase/oxidase, whose amino-acid sequence MANSTFTTDRSALNPDSRARALKQMENGPELDVLVVGGGVTGAGIALDAATRGLRVGIVEGQDWAGATSRWSSKLVHGGLRYLQQLDVKLVAEALGERERLLYTLAPHLVEPVPFLYPLHRGWERPYVGTGIGLYDTLAHLNSKVTSLPKREHLSTEEVLEQFPDFREDASVGAFKYWDAKVDDARLVLTLIRTAAANGALAANRAEVIDLLREDDEFQDGQNVVGALVRDKETGREFAVRASTVISATGVWTESLQELSGADAGLKVLASKGIHIVVPRERIRGDVGLILQTEKSVLFVIPWAHHWIIGTTDTPYEQSLDTPAATGADIDYVIEHANQVLADPLTRDDVIGVYAGLRPLLQPVTRDGQETASTKVSREHTVMEPVPGLVSIAGGKLTTYRIMAQDAVDLALGEEEAQKRPSITDRTLLHGADGVFGLRARIPLLLEELRADSQDPEIWTEQRLNDLIARYGSDLHAVLALIQEDPSLERPLEGAPVHLRAEIVHACRAEGALHLEDLLDTRTRLTYSAPHHGDAAVDEIADLAAAELGWDGQHRDREVEAYRSRSAAEDAAARTEDDPAAEHARESAEPVVEGLRVRTVHGDDQQGARDRDAETIGD is encoded by the coding sequence ATGGCGAACAGCACCTTCACCACTGACCGATCTGCGCTGAACCCCGACTCCCGCGCTCGCGCCCTGAAGCAGATGGAGAACGGCCCCGAGCTCGACGTCCTCGTGGTCGGCGGCGGGGTCACCGGCGCCGGCATCGCCCTGGATGCGGCCACCCGCGGCCTGCGGGTGGGGATCGTCGAGGGCCAGGACTGGGCCGGGGCCACATCGCGCTGGTCCTCCAAGCTGGTCCACGGCGGCCTGCGCTACCTGCAGCAGCTCGACGTCAAGCTCGTCGCGGAGGCGCTGGGGGAGCGCGAGCGGCTGCTGTACACGCTGGCCCCCCACCTGGTGGAGCCCGTCCCGTTCCTCTACCCCCTGCACCGCGGCTGGGAGCGCCCGTACGTGGGCACGGGCATCGGCCTGTACGACACCCTCGCGCATCTGAACTCCAAGGTGACCTCGCTGCCCAAGCGCGAGCACCTGAGCACGGAGGAGGTGCTCGAGCAGTTCCCCGACTTCCGCGAGGACGCCTCCGTCGGGGCCTTCAAGTACTGGGACGCCAAGGTCGACGACGCCCGCCTGGTGCTCACCCTCATCCGCACGGCCGCCGCCAACGGGGCCCTGGCGGCCAACCGCGCGGAGGTCATCGACCTGCTGCGCGAGGACGACGAGTTCCAGGACGGGCAGAACGTCGTGGGCGCGCTGGTGCGGGACAAGGAGACCGGCCGCGAGTTCGCGGTGCGCGCCTCGACCGTCATCTCCGCCACCGGCGTGTGGACGGAGAGCCTGCAGGAGCTCAGCGGAGCGGATGCGGGACTGAAGGTGCTGGCCTCCAAGGGCATCCACATCGTGGTGCCGCGCGAGCGGATCCGCGGCGACGTCGGGCTGATCCTGCAGACGGAGAAGTCCGTGCTGTTCGTGATCCCGTGGGCGCATCACTGGATCATCGGCACCACCGACACCCCCTACGAGCAGTCCCTGGACACCCCCGCGGCCACCGGGGCGGACATCGACTACGTGATCGAGCACGCGAACCAGGTGCTCGCGGATCCGCTGACCCGCGACGACGTCATCGGCGTCTACGCCGGCCTGCGCCCGCTGCTGCAGCCGGTGACCCGCGACGGCCAGGAGACCGCCTCCACCAAGGTCTCGCGCGAGCACACGGTGATGGAGCCGGTGCCGGGGCTCGTGAGCATCGCCGGCGGCAAGCTGACCACCTATCGCATCATGGCCCAGGACGCAGTGGACCTGGCCCTGGGCGAGGAGGAGGCGCAGAAGCGCCCCTCGATCACGGACCGCACGCTGCTCCACGGCGCTGACGGCGTCTTCGGGCTGCGCGCGCGGATCCCGCTGCTGCTCGAGGAGCTGCGCGCCGACTCCCAGGACCCGGAGATCTGGACCGAGCAGCGCCTGAACGACCTGATCGCCCGGTACGGCTCGGACCTGCATGCCGTGCTGGCGCTGATCCAGGAGGACCCGTCCCTGGAGCGGCCTCTGGAGGGCGCACCGGTCCACCTGCGCGCCGAGATCGTCCACGCCTGCCGGGCCGAGGGCGCACTGCACCTCGAGGACCTTCTGGACACCCGCACCCGCCTCACCTATTCCGCACCCCATCACGGCGATGCCGCCGTCGACGAGATCGCGGATCTGGCCGCGGCCGAGCTCGGCTGGGACGGCCAGCACCGCGATCGGGAGGTCGAGGCCTACCGCTCCCGCAGCGCCGCCGAGGACGCAGCGGCACGGACCGAGGACGACCCGGCGGCCGAGCACGCTCGCGAGTCCGCCGAACCGGTCGTGGAGGGGCTGCGCGTGCGCACCGTCCACGGCGACGACCAGCAGGGGGCGCGCGACCGCGACGCCGAGACGATCGGAGACTGA
- the glpK gene encoding glycerol kinase GlpK produces the protein MSQSSKKAEAETKDERRRSSGSAKKAATGASPKPKRAASSASAKSSAKGKASSATASATKASSKGSSSKGLDPEKTHVISIDQGTTSTRAVVYDQKGRAVSSAQLEHKQIFPRAGWVEHDAKEIWRNVRKVVGDALADADISADQIAGVGITNQRETTVVWEKETGKPIHNAIVWQDTRTQKAVDDLADKHGEELFRERTGLPLASYFAGPKMAWILDEVKGARKRAEKGELLAGTIDSWLVWNMTGGKPDSVHITDVTNASRTLLMNIDTLDWNEDLCKKVGVPVKMLPEIRPSLEVYGEVRRRGLLHGVPIAGILGDQQAATFGQAVFEPGMIKNTYGTGNFVLMNTGTELTRSDNGLITTVAYQMEDQKPVYALEGSIAVTGSLVQWLRDNLGLISSASETEKLAADVEDNGGAYIVPAFSGLFAPHWRPDARGVIVGLTRYVDKRHIARAALEAAAFQSRDVVLTMDTDADAAPKEIRVDGGMSANDLLMQFQADLLNTTVIRPKNIETTALGAAYAAGITVGFWDGIDDVAAAWEEDKRWEPTMKKKERERLARNWDKAVERTLGWMDDDVL, from the coding sequence ATGTCCCAGAGCAGCAAGAAGGCAGAAGCCGAGACCAAGGACGAGCGCAGGCGCAGCAGCGGCTCGGCCAAGAAGGCGGCCACGGGCGCCAGCCCCAAGCCGAAGAGGGCGGCATCGTCGGCCTCCGCGAAGTCCTCGGCGAAGGGGAAGGCCTCGTCGGCCACGGCCTCCGCCACGAAGGCGTCGTCGAAGGGGTCTTCCAGCAAGGGGCTGGATCCGGAGAAGACCCACGTCATCTCGATCGACCAGGGCACCACGAGCACCCGGGCGGTCGTCTACGACCAGAAGGGCCGGGCCGTCTCCTCGGCCCAGCTGGAGCACAAGCAGATCTTCCCGCGCGCCGGGTGGGTCGAGCACGATGCCAAGGAGATCTGGCGCAACGTCCGCAAGGTCGTCGGCGATGCCCTGGCCGATGCCGACATCTCCGCCGACCAGATCGCCGGTGTGGGCATCACCAACCAGCGCGAGACCACGGTGGTGTGGGAGAAGGAGACCGGCAAGCCGATCCACAACGCGATCGTCTGGCAGGACACCCGCACGCAGAAGGCCGTGGACGATCTGGCCGACAAGCACGGCGAGGAGCTGTTCCGGGAGCGCACCGGCCTGCCCCTGGCCAGCTACTTCGCCGGGCCCAAGATGGCCTGGATCCTCGATGAGGTGAAGGGCGCCCGCAAGCGCGCCGAGAAGGGCGAGCTGCTCGCGGGAACGATCGACTCGTGGCTCGTGTGGAACATGACCGGCGGCAAGCCGGATTCGGTGCACATCACCGATGTCACGAACGCCTCGCGCACGCTGCTGATGAACATCGACACCCTCGACTGGAACGAGGACCTCTGCAAGAAGGTCGGCGTGCCGGTGAAGATGCTCCCGGAGATCCGCCCCTCGCTCGAGGTCTACGGCGAGGTCCGTCGCCGGGGCCTGCTGCACGGCGTGCCGATCGCGGGCATCCTGGGGGACCAGCAGGCGGCCACGTTCGGGCAGGCCGTGTTCGAGCCCGGGATGATCAAGAACACCTACGGCACGGGCAACTTCGTGCTCATGAACACCGGCACGGAGCTCACGCGCTCGGACAACGGGCTGATCACCACGGTGGCCTACCAGATGGAGGACCAGAAGCCCGTCTACGCCCTCGAGGGCTCGATCGCGGTGACCGGCTCGCTCGTGCAGTGGCTGCGCGACAACCTGGGCCTGATCTCCTCGGCCTCCGAGACCGAGAAGCTGGCCGCGGACGTCGAGGACAACGGCGGGGCGTACATCGTGCCGGCGTTCTCAGGCCTGTTCGCCCCGCATTGGCGCCCGGACGCCCGCGGCGTGATCGTGGGCCTGACCCGCTACGTGGACAAGCGCCACATCGCCCGGGCCGCTCTCGAAGCGGCGGCCTTCCAGTCGCGCGACGTGGTGCTCACCATGGACACCGACGCCGACGCTGCGCCGAAGGAGATCCGCGTGGACGGCGGCATGAGCGCCAACGACCTGCTGATGCAGTTCCAGGCCGACCTGCTGAACACCACGGTGATCCGGCCCAAGAACATCGAGACCACCGCGCTGGGCGCTGCCTACGCGGCCGGCATCACCGTCGGGTTCTGGGACGGCATCGACGACGTCGCCGCCGCCTGGGAGGAGGACAAGCGCTGGGAGCCCACCATGAAGAAGAAGGAGCGCGAGCGCCTGGCCCGCAACTGGGACAAGGCCGTGGAGCGCACCCTGGGCTGGATGGACGACGACGTCCTGTGA
- the rpsD gene encoding 30S ribosomal protein S4 — translation MSNNANRARRQVRKSRALGIALTPKAEKYFERRPYGPGEHGRARRKQDSDYKVRLLEKQRLRAQYNIREKQMHRAYVEAKRREGRTGTNLLTLLESRLDALVLRAGFARTMAQARQLVVHRHIMVDGQRVDRPSFMVKPGQMIHVHSRSEKMAPFQVAATGAHQDVLPDTPAYLDVAIDKLQATFTRLPERSEIPVTCEEQLVVEYYARMA, via the coding sequence GTGTCCAACAACGCCAATCGCGCGCGCCGCCAGGTGCGCAAGTCGCGTGCCCTCGGCATCGCGCTGACGCCGAAGGCCGAGAAGTACTTCGAGCGCCGTCCGTACGGTCCGGGCGAGCACGGCCGTGCCCGTCGCAAGCAGGATTCGGACTACAAGGTCCGCCTGCTCGAGAAGCAGCGTCTGCGCGCGCAGTACAACATCCGCGAGAAGCAGATGCACCGCGCCTACGTCGAGGCCAAGCGCCGCGAGGGCCGTACGGGTACGAACCTGCTGACCCTGCTCGAGTCCCGTCTCGATGCCCTGGTCCTGCGTGCCGGCTTCGCCCGCACCATGGCCCAGGCCCGTCAGCTCGTCGTGCACCGCCACATCATGGTCGACGGCCAGCGAGTCGATCGCCCGTCGTTCATGGTCAAGCCCGGCCAGATGATCCACGTGCACTCGCGCTCGGAGAAGATGGCTCCGTTCCAGGTCGCCGCCACCGGCGCGCACCAGGATGTCCTCCCGGACACCCCGGCCTACCTGGACGTCGCGATCGACAAGCTGCAGGCGACCTTCACCCGCCTGCCGGAGCGCTCGGAGATCCCCGTGACCTGCGAAGAGCAGCTCGTGGTCGAGTACTACGCCCGCATGGCCTGA
- a CDS encoding MIP/aquaporin family protein, protein MMGIHGQALLPQAQEAAEIGLGQVFFSEMVGTAVLIILGGGVVANVLLPRTKGHDGGWLLISFGWGLGVFAGVYLAWASGAHLNPAVTMGMLVSGAEEYAPGVAVSAASTAVYFVSTILGAFLGAVLVWLAYKKHYDAADDPGAILGTFSTGPEIRSAPWNVITEVIATFVLVAVILVFGETPSELGPLAVALLVVGIGASIGGPTGYAINPARDLGPRIAHAALPIPGKGGSDWSYAWVPIAGPLIGAVLAGLLVRAMV, encoded by the coding sequence ATGATGGGCATCCACGGGCAGGCACTGCTGCCCCAGGCGCAGGAGGCGGCCGAGATCGGCCTCGGTCAGGTCTTCTTCTCGGAGATGGTCGGCACAGCGGTGCTGATCATCCTGGGCGGAGGCGTGGTGGCCAACGTCCTGCTGCCCCGGACCAAGGGCCACGACGGCGGCTGGCTCCTGATCAGCTTCGGCTGGGGGCTGGGCGTCTTCGCAGGCGTCTACCTGGCCTGGGCCTCGGGGGCGCACCTGAACCCCGCCGTGACCATGGGAATGCTCGTCTCCGGCGCCGAGGAGTACGCCCCCGGCGTGGCCGTCAGCGCGGCCTCCACGGCGGTCTACTTCGTGTCCACGATCCTGGGCGCGTTCCTGGGAGCGGTCCTCGTCTGGCTGGCCTACAAGAAGCACTACGACGCAGCCGATGACCCCGGCGCCATCCTCGGCACGTTCTCCACCGGCCCGGAGATCCGCTCCGCCCCGTGGAACGTGATCACCGAGGTCATCGCCACCTTCGTCCTGGTGGCCGTGATCCTCGTCTTCGGCGAGACCCCCTCCGAGCTCGGCCCGCTGGCCGTGGCCTTGCTCGTGGTCGGCATCGGCGCGAGCATCGGCGGGCCCACCGGCTACGCCATCAACCCCGCCCGCGATCTCGGTCCGCGCATCGCCCACGCCGCGCTGCCCATCCCGGGCAAGGGGGGCTCCGACTGGTCCTACGCCTGGGTCCCGATCGCCGGGCCCCTGATCGGCGCCGTCCTGGCCGGGCTGCTCGTGCGCGCCATGGTCTGA
- the alaS gene encoding alanine--tRNA ligase: MLTHEITERWLSFFEKKGHTVVPSASLVSTAPGSMFTIAGMVPFIPYFLGQEQAPYDRATSVQKCIRTLDIDEVGKTARHGTFFQMAGNFSFGDYFKEKAIPFAWELLTSSVEDGGFGLDPERLWITIYEHDEESYELWRETVGVPDERIQRMPKEENFWDTGQPGPAGPDSEIFYDRGPRYGKEGGPAADDDRYIEIWNLVFMQYQRGEGSGKDYEILGDLPKKNIDTGMGVERMAMLLQGVENFYETDQVRPVLDAAEKLSGRKYRGSENPGDEGYEDDVRMRVVADHVRSSLMLIGDGVVPGNEGRGYILRRLLRRAIRAMRLLGVTEPCLPTLLPASSEVMGKVYPVVKDDFERISRIAYAEEKAFLKTIESGTARLDQAVSAAKAQGGSVGGADVFALHDTYGFPIDLTLEMAAEAGVAVDETAFRSLMEEQRQRARADAKAKKGGFEDLSVLRALQEQRGSIFTGYDEFSTATTIRALLVDGQTAPAASEGQEVEVVLETTPFYAESGGQAADTGTISGDGFVIRVADVQQPVKGLSVHRGKVVSGEVAVGSEVTAAIDVRRRRDGEMAHSATHIVHAALHEVLSPEAVQRGSFNKEGYLRFDFSWGEGLTTAQKQEVEGLANAVIHDDHEVFTREMPLDEARALGAMSLFGEKYGDVVRVVEMNGEWSRELCGGTHVDDTAQIGSLSLISEGSVGSGNRRVEALVGLDSFNHLAAERTLVSQLSDMLKVQSSQELPERLQSTLDKLKETERQLGELRREKLQAQAGSLLDQAQQIGSLTVLAHDMGEVSGADDLRALALDLRGRLNDRAAVVAVTGASNGRPLVLVATTEAARAAGAKAGALVRTAAGVLGGGGGGKDDLAQGGGQDPARTGAALEAIQAELRTGAGA, translated from the coding sequence ATGCTGACCCACGAGATCACCGAGCGCTGGCTGAGCTTCTTCGAGAAGAAGGGACACACGGTCGTGCCGTCGGCGTCCCTGGTCTCGACCGCGCCCGGTTCGATGTTCACCATCGCGGGCATGGTCCCCTTCATCCCGTACTTCCTGGGCCAGGAGCAGGCGCCGTACGACCGCGCGACCTCCGTCCAGAAGTGCATCCGCACGCTCGACATTGACGAGGTCGGCAAGACCGCCCGCCACGGCACGTTCTTCCAGATGGCGGGCAACTTCTCCTTCGGCGACTACTTCAAGGAGAAGGCCATCCCGTTCGCCTGGGAGCTGCTGACCAGCTCCGTGGAGGACGGCGGCTTCGGGCTGGATCCCGAGCGGCTGTGGATCACGATCTACGAGCACGACGAGGAGTCCTACGAGCTGTGGCGCGAGACCGTGGGCGTGCCGGATGAGCGCATCCAGCGCATGCCCAAGGAGGAGAACTTCTGGGACACCGGCCAGCCGGGCCCGGCCGGTCCCGACTCCGAGATCTTCTACGACCGCGGCCCCCGCTACGGCAAGGAGGGCGGCCCCGCCGCGGATGACGACCGCTACATCGAGATCTGGAACCTCGTGTTCATGCAGTACCAGCGCGGCGAGGGCAGCGGCAAGGACTACGAGATCCTGGGGGATCTGCCCAAGAAGAACATCGACACCGGCATGGGCGTCGAGCGCATGGCCATGCTGCTGCAGGGCGTGGAGAACTTCTACGAGACCGACCAGGTCCGTCCCGTCCTGGACGCCGCCGAGAAGCTCTCCGGCCGCAAGTACCGCGGCTCCGAGAACCCCGGGGACGAGGGCTACGAGGACGACGTCCGCATGCGCGTGGTCGCCGATCACGTGCGCTCCTCGCTGATGCTCATCGGCGACGGCGTGGTGCCCGGCAACGAGGGCCGCGGCTACATCCTGCGCCGCCTGCTGCGCCGCGCGATCCGCGCCATGCGCCTGCTGGGCGTGACCGAGCCCTGCCTGCCGACTCTGCTGCCGGCCTCCTCCGAGGTCATGGGCAAGGTCTACCCGGTGGTCAAGGACGACTTCGAGCGCATCTCCCGGATCGCCTACGCCGAGGAGAAGGCGTTCCTGAAGACGATCGAGTCCGGCACGGCTCGCCTGGACCAGGCGGTCTCCGCGGCCAAGGCCCAGGGCGGGTCGGTCGGCGGTGCCGATGTCTTCGCCCTGCACGACACCTACGGCTTCCCGATCGACCTGACCCTCGAGATGGCCGCCGAGGCCGGTGTCGCGGTCGACGAGACGGCCTTCCGCTCCCTGATGGAGGAGCAGCGCCAGCGCGCCCGCGCGGATGCCAAGGCCAAGAAGGGCGGCTTCGAGGACCTCTCGGTGCTGCGCGCCCTGCAGGAGCAGCGCGGCTCGATCTTCACCGGCTACGACGAGTTCTCCACCGCGACCACGATCCGCGCCCTGCTCGTGGACGGGCAGACGGCTCCGGCCGCCTCCGAGGGCCAGGAGGTCGAGGTCGTGCTCGAGACGACCCCGTTCTACGCCGAGTCCGGCGGCCAGGCCGCAGATACGGGCACGATCTCCGGCGACGGCTTCGTGATCCGGGTCGCGGACGTCCAGCAGCCCGTCAAGGGCCTGTCGGTCCACCGCGGCAAGGTCGTCTCCGGCGAGGTCGCCGTGGGCTCCGAGGTCACGGCCGCGATCGACGTCCGCCGCCGCCGCGACGGAGAGATGGCGCACTCGGCCACGCACATCGTCCACGCGGCGCTGCACGAGGTGCTCAGCCCCGAGGCTGTCCAGCGCGGCTCCTTCAACAAGGAGGGCTACCTGCGCTTCGACTTCAGCTGGGGCGAGGGCCTGACCACGGCGCAGAAGCAGGAGGTCGAGGGCCTGGCCAACGCCGTGATCCACGACGACCACGAGGTCTTCACCCGTGAGATGCCGCTCGACGAGGCCCGCGCCCTGGGCGCCATGAGCCTGTTCGGCGAGAAGTACGGCGACGTCGTGCGCGTGGTCGAGATGAACGGCGAGTGGTCGCGCGAGCTGTGCGGCGGCACGCACGTCGATGACACCGCGCAGATCGGCTCGCTGTCGCTGATCTCGGAGGGCTCCGTGGGCTCGGGCAACCGGCGCGTGGAGGCCCTGGTGGGCCTGGACTCGTTCAACCACTTGGCCGCCGAGCGCACGCTCGTCAGCCAGCTGAGCGACATGCTCAAGGTGCAGTCCTCGCAGGAGCTGCCCGAGCGCCTCCAGTCGACCCTGGACAAGCTCAAGGAGACGGAGCGCCAGCTCGGCGAGCTGCGCCGCGAGAAGCTGCAGGCGCAGGCGGGCTCGCTGCTGGATCAGGCACAGCAGATCGGCTCGCTGACGGTGCTGGCCCATGACATGGGCGAGGTCTCCGGAGCGGACGACCTGCGCGCACTGGCCCTGGACCTGCGCGGGCGCCTGAATGATCGTGCCGCCGTCGTGGCCGTGACCGGTGCCTCCAACGGGCGTCCGCTCGTGCTCGTGGCCACCACCGAGGCCGCCCGCGCGGCCGGAGCCAAGGCCGGGGCGCTCGTGCGCACCGCCGCAGGCGTGCTCGGCGGCGGCGGAGGCGGCAAGGACGACCTCGCCCAGGGCGGCGGCCAGGACCCCGCCCGCACCGGGGCTGCGCTCGAGGCCATCCAGGCCGAGCTGCGCACCGGAGCAGGGGCCTGA